From Nicotiana tabacum cultivar K326 chromosome 20, ASM71507v2, whole genome shotgun sequence, one genomic window encodes:
- the LOC107809722 gene encoding transcription factor BEE 3-like isoform X3, with protein MNSNMELVNQEVENLSSNIQLGDLALSNEGAQFFTLGGPTYGINSIPESDFLMNNISTPAPPVSIGNGKVNGNYQNCGGKKRKRKNDREADKPREVVHVRAKRGQATDSHSLAERLRREKINEKLRSLQELVPGCYKTMGMAVMLDVIINYVRSLQNQIDFLSLKLSAASLFYDFNSSEMEAMDSMQQGKNVYEAQGMGKIDGEGYGGFPHFQPSWPSL; from the exons ATGAATTCAAATATGGAACTCGTAAACCAAGAAGTTGAAAATTTAAGCTCAAATATTCAACTAGGGGATTTGGCTTTGTCAAATGAAG GAGCTCAATTCTTTACATTGGGAGGTCCAACTTATGGCATAAATTCAATCCCAGAATCAGATTTTTTGATGAATAATATTTCAACTCCTGCACCTCCAGTGTCAATTGGAAACGGAAAAGTCAATGGAAATTAT CAGAATTGTGgtgggaaaaagagaaaaagaaagaacgaTAGAGAAGCTGATAAACCAAGAGAAGTTGTTCATGTTAGAGCAAAGAGAGGTCAAGCAACAGATAGCCACAGTTTAGCTGAAAGG CTACGACGTGAGAAGATAAATGAAAAATTGAGATCCTTGCAAGAATTGGTTCCTGGATGTTATAAG ACAATGGGAATGGCAGTGATGTTGGATGTAATAATCAATTATGTTAGATCATTACAAAATCAAATTGAT TTTCTTTCCTTGAAACTGTCAGCAGCAAGCTTGTTTTATGACTTCAACTCATCAGAAATGGAAGCTATGGACTCAATGCAGCAG GGAAAAAATGTTTATGAAGCACAAGGGATGGGAAAGATTGATGGCGAGGGGTATGGTGGATTTCCTCATTTTCAACCATCTTGGCCGTCTCTTTGA
- the LOC107809722 gene encoding transcription factor BEE 3-like isoform X1 — protein MNSNMELVNQEVENLSSNIQLGDLALSNEGFSIHHQRIHHIDHDQIPMIMAFNNDMNLSSNISNSQNVYDPVGAQFFTLGGPTYGINSIPESDFLMNNISTPAPPVSIGNGKVNGNYQNCGGKKRKRKNDREADKPREVVHVRAKRGQATDSHSLAERLRREKINEKLRSLQELVPGCYKTMGMAVMLDVIINYVRSLQNQIDFLSLKLSAASLFYDFNSSEMEAMDSMQQGKNVYEAQGMGKIDGEGYGGFPHFQPSWPSL, from the exons ATGAATTCAAATATGGAACTCGTAAACCAAGAAGTTGAAAATTTAAGCTCAAATATTCAACTAGGGGATTTGGCTTTGTCAAATGAAGGTTTTTCTATTCATCATCAAAGAATTCATCATATTGATCATGATCAAATTCCCATGATTATGGCTTTCAATAATGATATGAATTTGTCAAGCAATATTAGTAATTCCCAAAATGTTTATGATCCAGTAGGAGCTCAATTCTTTACATTGGGAGGTCCAACTTATGGCATAAATTCAATCCCAGAATCAGATTTTTTGATGAATAATATTTCAACTCCTGCACCTCCAGTGTCAATTGGAAACGGAAAAGTCAATGGAAATTAT CAGAATTGTGgtgggaaaaagagaaaaagaaagaacgaTAGAGAAGCTGATAAACCAAGAGAAGTTGTTCATGTTAGAGCAAAGAGAGGTCAAGCAACAGATAGCCACAGTTTAGCTGAAAGG CTACGACGTGAGAAGATAAATGAAAAATTGAGATCCTTGCAAGAATTGGTTCCTGGATGTTATAAG ACAATGGGAATGGCAGTGATGTTGGATGTAATAATCAATTATGTTAGATCATTACAAAATCAAATTGAT TTTCTTTCCTTGAAACTGTCAGCAGCAAGCTTGTTTTATGACTTCAACTCATCAGAAATGGAAGCTATGGACTCAATGCAGCAG GGAAAAAATGTTTATGAAGCACAAGGGATGGGAAAGATTGATGGCGAGGGGTATGGTGGATTTCCTCATTTTCAACCATCTTGGCCGTCTCTTTGA
- the LOC107809722 gene encoding transcription factor BEE 3-like isoform X2, with the protein MNSNMELVNQEVENLSSNIQLGDLALSNEGFSIHHQRIHHIDHDQIPMIMAFNNDMNLSSNISNSQNVYDPVGAQFFTLGGPTYGINSIPESDFLMNNISTPAPPVSIGNGKVNGNYNCGGKKRKRKNDREADKPREVVHVRAKRGQATDSHSLAERLRREKINEKLRSLQELVPGCYKTMGMAVMLDVIINYVRSLQNQIDFLSLKLSAASLFYDFNSSEMEAMDSMQQGKNVYEAQGMGKIDGEGYGGFPHFQPSWPSL; encoded by the exons ATGAATTCAAATATGGAACTCGTAAACCAAGAAGTTGAAAATTTAAGCTCAAATATTCAACTAGGGGATTTGGCTTTGTCAAATGAAGGTTTTTCTATTCATCATCAAAGAATTCATCATATTGATCATGATCAAATTCCCATGATTATGGCTTTCAATAATGATATGAATTTGTCAAGCAATATTAGTAATTCCCAAAATGTTTATGATCCAGTAGGAGCTCAATTCTTTACATTGGGAGGTCCAACTTATGGCATAAATTCAATCCCAGAATCAGATTTTTTGATGAATAATATTTCAACTCCTGCACCTCCAGTGTCAATTGGAAACGGAAAAGTCAATGGAAATTAT AATTGTGgtgggaaaaagagaaaaagaaagaacgaTAGAGAAGCTGATAAACCAAGAGAAGTTGTTCATGTTAGAGCAAAGAGAGGTCAAGCAACAGATAGCCACAGTTTAGCTGAAAGG CTACGACGTGAGAAGATAAATGAAAAATTGAGATCCTTGCAAGAATTGGTTCCTGGATGTTATAAG ACAATGGGAATGGCAGTGATGTTGGATGTAATAATCAATTATGTTAGATCATTACAAAATCAAATTGAT TTTCTTTCCTTGAAACTGTCAGCAGCAAGCTTGTTTTATGACTTCAACTCATCAGAAATGGAAGCTATGGACTCAATGCAGCAG GGAAAAAATGTTTATGAAGCACAAGGGATGGGAAAGATTGATGGCGAGGGGTATGGTGGATTTCCTCATTTTCAACCATCTTGGCCGTCTCTTTGA